A single region of the Anaerostipes rhamnosivorans genome encodes:
- a CDS encoding CTP synthase: MIEGFRELKGTCPLCSIERKVMLEQILAICGSISIIGGAGAVIYKIIHPAFKFSNRVELLEEHSEKDYRRLQKLEEMQRQQSKCLAAMLNHQITGNGIENMKKIRDELLESIIDK; this comes from the coding sequence ATGATTGAGGGATTTAGGGAGTTGAAGGGGACTTGTCCGCTTTGTTCTATAGAAAGGAAAGTTATGCTTGAGCAAATCTTAGCAATCTGTGGAAGCATCAGTATTATCGGCGGTGCTGGTGCAGTAATCTATAAAATTATTCATCCGGCATTTAAGTTCAGCAACCGAGTTGAACTCTTAGAAGAACATTCGGAGAAAGATTACCGCCGTTTACAAAAACTAGAAGAAATGCAACGGCAGCAGTCAAAGTGCCTGGCTGCAATGTTGAATCATCAAATTACTGGAAATGGCATAGAAAATATGAAAAAAATAAGAGATGAACTTTTAGAAAGTATTATTGATAAATAG
- a CDS encoding putative phage tail protein has protein sequence MHNKTELMDNILTSPEAQKIIEFVSPVYGDAYTGLHLFNCIGRVLDELDVFPDHFKDQIFVQTADLWSLDYWEKQYGIVPGQNVSEEERKRNLLEKMGRRFNNPKRIEDVLTSMLGYEVEVKENTDVNTFSVLVKGYVSDLEPAKVFIDRVKPAHLVYEIKVSEIIEAVVHIYYGLYISEHEYYQVQVL, from the coding sequence ATGCATAATAAAACGGAATTAATGGATAACATACTGACCAGTCCAGAAGCCCAGAAAATTATAGAGTTTGTGAGTCCTGTCTATGGAGATGCTTATACAGGACTGCATTTATTTAATTGTATTGGAAGAGTTCTGGATGAATTAGATGTATTTCCAGATCATTTTAAGGATCAGATCTTTGTTCAGACTGCAGATCTATGGTCTCTTGATTATTGGGAAAAGCAGTATGGGATAGTACCTGGGCAGAATGTCTCAGAGGAAGAACGGAAAAGAAATCTTTTGGAAAAAATGGGGCGCAGGTTCAATAATCCAAAAAGAATTGAAGATGTCCTTACTTCAATGCTGGGATACGAAGTGGAAGTAAAAGAAAATACTGATGTGAATACATTCAGTGTTCTTGTCAAGGGTTATGTATCAGATCTGGAGCCTGCAAAAGTTTTTATTGATAGAGTGAAACCTGCACATCTTGTCTATGAAATAAAAGTTTCAGAAATCATTGAGGCAGTAGTCCATATTTATTATGGACTCTATATTTCAGAACATGAATATTATCAAGTTCAAGTGCTTTAA
- a CDS encoding baseplate J/gp47 family protein, with amino-acid sequence MDEELLETIDEEELEEDDFKIPSFLDQSSEEEIHKKMLDILPDDIDKSEGGYVYDLTRPTAIEVSRMKEFELVEALKLIWPRYAEGAYLDYHAETRGFQRKEAINATGVLHITGTAGTVIPEGSIFTTESINDEPEKEYETLEEAVITSEGSVDVKIQCTEPGLNGNSANNTVNLEEDLIDGITEVTNPAPITGGAEEEDDESLRERIMEYDQSQGDSFVGNISDYKRWALSVEGVDTATIFSPQDNSGKVKIVITPSNDELDLQELKDKVTNYIMSPDNPENRLAPINALVEVVTPDKLVINITATVELKPGADLVTVTNAFKKSVNSYLKTTVDEGKIRYTQISNLLGDTEGIYDYSGLLICKEGEIEGKTDNILVDPNVIPEAAVTLHEPENSN; translated from the coding sequence ATGGATGAGGAACTTTTAGAAACAATAGATGAGGAAGAATTGGAAGAGGATGATTTCAAAATTCCTTCCTTTTTAGATCAATCGAGTGAAGAAGAAATCCATAAAAAAATGCTGGACATTCTTCCTGATGACATAGACAAGTCTGAAGGAGGTTATGTATATGATCTCACAAGACCCACTGCGATTGAAGTATCCAGAATGAAAGAATTTGAATTAGTGGAAGCATTGAAGCTGATCTGGCCAAGATACGCGGAAGGTGCTTATCTTGACTATCATGCAGAGACGAGAGGGTTTCAGCGGAAGGAAGCGATTAATGCCACTGGAGTTTTACATATTACGGGAACTGCGGGCACTGTAATCCCAGAAGGAAGTATATTTACTACAGAAAGTATCAATGATGAACCGGAAAAAGAGTATGAAACGTTGGAGGAAGCAGTAATTACTTCTGAAGGCAGTGTGGATGTAAAAATCCAATGTACGGAGCCGGGACTGAATGGAAATAGTGCTAATAATACTGTAAATCTTGAAGAGGATCTGATTGACGGTATTACAGAGGTAACAAATCCAGCACCGATTACCGGTGGGGCAGAGGAAGAAGATGATGAGAGCCTGAGAGAGCGGATTATGGAATATGACCAGTCCCAGGGAGACTCTTTTGTAGGCAATATCAGTGACTATAAACGATGGGCATTGTCAGTGGAAGGTGTAGATACAGCAACAATATTCAGTCCCCAGGATAATAGCGGAAAAGTGAAGATTGTAATTACACCTTCAAATGATGAATTAGATTTACAGGAATTAAAGGACAAGGTGACCAACTATATTATGAGCCCTGATAATCCCGAAAACCGTCTGGCACCTATCAATGCTTTGGTGGAAGTAGTAACTCCGGATAAGCTTGTAATCAATATAACTGCTACTGTTGAACTAAAACCAGGGGCAGATCTTGTCACTGTGACAAATGCGTTTAAAAAGTCTGTGAACTCTTATCTGAAAACTACAGTAGATGAAGGTAAAATCAGATATACTCAGATCTCTAATCTTCTGGGTGATACTGAGGGGATTTATGATTATTCCGGTCTGTTGATCTGCAAAGAAGGTGAAATAGAAGGAAAAACAGATAATATTTTAGTTGATCCAAATGTTATTCCTGAGGCAGCAGTCACTTTGCACGAACCTGAAAATAGTAATTAG
- a CDS encoding DUF2634 domain-containing protein, protein MDNLFPEDFEDEELELDEIDDDSDEEAVGYKKSIYFDDNLEDFKRDGTKKLVEANGVEAWIQWCMKILRTKRYVCQAYSDDIGIDIESAFQAESRKEAESILENEITEALEADPYGRTDMVQSVTFQWMNADSLEVTCNVIGIDSNEIELKATIER, encoded by the coding sequence ATGGATAATCTTTTTCCGGAAGATTTTGAAGATGAAGAATTGGAACTGGATGAAATTGATGATGACTCGGATGAAGAAGCTGTTGGATATAAAAAAAGCATCTATTTCGATGATAATCTGGAGGATTTTAAAAGAGATGGGACTAAGAAACTGGTTGAGGCCAACGGAGTGGAAGCATGGATCCAGTGGTGCATGAAAATATTGAGAACAAAACGATATGTGTGCCAGGCCTACAGTGATGATATCGGAATTGATATAGAGAGTGCTTTTCAGGCAGAGTCGAGAAAAGAAGCAGAAAGTATTCTGGAAAATGAGATTACAGAGGCTTTAGAGGCAGATCCCTATGGAAGAACGGATATGGTACAGTCCGTAACATTTCAATGGATGAATGCTGATTCACTGGAAGTTACCTGTAATGTAATTGGAATTGATTCCAATGAAATTGAACTGAAAGCAACAATCGAAAGATAG
- a CDS encoding XkdQ/YqbQ family protein, protein MEGTLQNPIYKCTIKTKKAVYNVSKILTGLTVTQNQDDLAQGVTITIPNIKDKKKYLYNNITVRDTLILSCKTGKHYKEIFRGTIWEKDYTSDVTKDLSLTAYDRLIYLQNTKDNFFFAKGKSTKSILQTICKRWGVKLDFQYKNIKHKRTIIREVNVSDAIIAVLNEVKKKTGTKYVISFEGGALTVKKRGTNTKIYTINKKESALTENTKVTMDGVITKVAIYREQESQSTKEQPPKKVTVVKGDTKKYGTLQEIIMRDSDDKKTVHAKKEAKEILKEHGKPKYERTLEAVNNPYVRKGHKIKSNAGALAGYYIVVGVEHDCLNGKMKLEVEK, encoded by the coding sequence TTTCCAAGATTTTAACTGGCCTAACGGTTACACAAAATCAGGATGATCTGGCTCAGGGAGTTACAATTACAATACCTAATATCAAAGATAAAAAGAAGTATTTGTATAATAACATCACGGTCAGAGACACTCTGATATTATCCTGTAAGACTGGGAAGCATTATAAGGAAATATTTAGGGGGACAATCTGGGAGAAAGATTATACCAGTGACGTTACAAAAGACCTGTCACTAACCGCCTATGACAGACTGATTTATCTTCAGAATACAAAAGATAACTTTTTCTTTGCTAAAGGGAAAAGTACGAAGAGTATTCTTCAGACAATCTGTAAACGATGGGGAGTCAAACTCGACTTTCAGTATAAGAACATTAAACACAAACGGACCATTATACGTGAAGTTAACGTATCAGATGCGATTATTGCAGTGCTGAATGAGGTGAAAAAGAAAACTGGTACAAAATATGTTATTTCTTTTGAAGGCGGAGCTCTGACAGTAAAAAAAAGGGGAACAAACACCAAAATATATACGATTAACAAAAAAGAATCAGCTCTAACTGAGAATACAAAGGTTACTATGGATGGCGTTATAACAAAAGTGGCTATTTATAGGGAGCAGGAATCACAATCCACCAAGGAACAGCCTCCTAAAAAAGTTACCGTTGTAAAAGGTGATACAAAAAAATATGGTACATTGCAAGAAATCATAATGAGAGATTCCGATGATAAAAAAACAGTTCACGCTAAGAAGGAAGCAAAGGAAATCCTGAAAGAGCACGGAAAACCAAAATACGAAAGAACCTTGGAGGCTGTCAATAATCCTTATGTCAGAAAGGGCCACAAAATTAAAAGCAATGCAGGGGCACTTGCAGGATACTATATTGTTGTTGGCGTTGAACATGACTGTCTAAATGGGAAGATGAAATTGGAGGTCGAGAAATAA